The Nonlabens sp. Hel1_33_55 genome contains the following window.
ACCATCAAAAATGTGGCTTACGATGAGTTGGGACTTATTCCGTCGACCTTCCGCAAATTGGGAATTACTATTGAGCGTCGTGGTGATGATATTTACATTCCAGCTCATACTGATGGATACGAGATACAGAACTACATTGACGGCTCCATTTTGACCATTTCAGACGCACCATGGCCAGGATTTACACCAGATCTTCTCAGTATCGTTCTTGTCGTTGCCACTCAGGCTCGCGGTAGCGTGTTAATTCATCAAAAGATGTTTGAGAGCCGTTTATTTTTCGTTGATAAATTGATTGACATGGGCGCCAAAATCATTTTGTGTGATCCACATCGAGCGAGTGTGATAGGACACGATTTCAATTCCAGCTTGAAGGCCACCACAATGACTTCTCCAGACATTCGCGCTGGTATTTCGCTACTTATTGCGGCCTTGAGTGCAAAGGGAACTAGCACGATTCACAATATTGAGCAGATTGATCGAGGTTATCAAAATATTGATGCACGTCTCAAGCGCATAGGTGCTCATATTCAGCGACTGAGTTAGTTGTCTGTTATAGAGTTTTTTATGTAGTTCGCTTTCGCGAAAGTGAACTCATCAAAAACCAGAATGCAACCTTATGCGTTTATGCTAGTCAAAAAGATCATAAAAGTTTTGTCTGAAACGAGTTAGGCAAGGATTTTGTTATTTTAGTAGCATGAGAATTCGGTTATTATTTATCGTATTGTTGATTGGGTCTTTTGTGGCAGCACAAGAAACGCCTAAAAGTTCTACCGTGAAAGTGAATCCAGTAGAGAGAGAAGTGGAGGCGCCCAATGAAAGTGGATCACTCTTGTTTCCTAAAAAAGAAGAATCCATCACGCCATTTTTCTCCAGAACTAAATCAGCTCCAGAAATAAGCATGAGAACCGATACCGATTTGTTGGATCCAGGTGTGCAATTTGCACGACCTAAATTCAAAAAGGATCTAGGTAACAGCATTGGGTTTGTAAGTGATACTTTTCTAGGTGAGATAAAAACTGGTGAGCAAGTCTTGACCATGGTTTGTCGTGATCACCAGTATGAAGATGGTGATTTAGTACGTGTGTGGCTCGATGACAAAATACTCGTTGAGCAGATTTATTTGCGCAATGCTTTCCAAGGTTTTGATATTAATTTGAAAGAAGGTTTCAACAAACTTGAAATTGAAGCGTTGAATCAAGGCTCGTCAGGTCCAAATACTGCGGAATTTAAGGTTATGGACAAAGAAGGAAATGTTGTTTCCAAAAATATATGGAATCTCGCCTCTGGTGTAAAAGCCACGATGATCGTGATTAAGAAATAGCTGTTCTAAGCTGATTGTCATCAAGTTCTATAACTTCGCCACTATTCATATTTTCTATAGAATAGCTTCCGATTCTAACTCGAGCCAATCTTAATGTAGGAAATCCTACGGCGCTCGTCATTTTACGCACTTGCCTAAATTTCCCTTCATTCAATATTATGGAAATCCAGCTTGACGGCCCATGGCGATCATCTCTGATTTTTTGGTTTGTAGATGGAAGTTCAGGGATTGCATCCAATCTTCTTACCTCGCAAGAACTAGTTAAATATGGTTTTCCATTTACTGAAATCTCGACGCCATTCGAAAGTTGATCTACTGCTTCATCAGTAATTACACCATCAACTTGAGCAAAGTATTCTTTTTTAAAAGTATCTGATTTATTAATTTGATTACTCAATTGACCATCAGTAGTGATGATTAAGAGGCCTTCACTAGTTTCGTCTAACCTTCCTACGGCCATGCAATCTTCTGGAAAATCAAATAACTCTCCTAAAAATCGTTTTTTTCTCTGATGCCTGTCGTTGGTAATAAATTGACTTACCATCTTATAAGGCTTATATATTAGAAAATGTCGATGGTTCATGAACACTATGGATTCAAAAGTTTTCCGTCAATCCTCGGTCTCAAAATATTATCGGCAGGGATTGAATCTTTATAATTGAAGGGTTTATTCTTCACATGCCATCATCTAAACAAGTTATTGAAGTTGCTTTATGAGCCATAATGTGTCTCAATTTCTATTAACACTTTATAACGAGAATCTTGAGAAAAGAAAAAACGCCCCATGAACTGACAAGGAACGTTTTAATATGTAAAGTACTAAGTTTAGTCCAAATGATAGATCTCCATAATGTCATCAAGTATGGATTTGAAATCGATCTTAAGATCAATCAATTTACCGCTTTCAAGATCGAACACCCAACCATGGACAGTAATATTCCGATCTTTTACAGCTAGCTGTACATCACTAGTTTTAAGCACATTAATACACTGCTCTTGAACGTTTAGTTCCACTAAACGCTTGTATCTAGCATCCTCATCTTTAATAGCATTTAGCTCATCTTTATGGGTTCTATATACATCCCGAATGTTACGTAGATATGGATTTAAGATTCCCAAA
Protein-coding sequences here:
- a CDS encoding pseudouridine synthase; translation: MNHRHFLIYKPYKMVSQFITNDRHQRKKRFLGELFDFPEDCMAVGRLDETSEGLLIITTDGQLSNQINKSDTFKKEYFAQVDGVITDEAVDQLSNGVEISVNGKPYLTSSCEVRRLDAIPELPSTNQKIRDDRHGPSSWISIILNEGKFRQVRKMTSAVGFPTLRLARVRIGSYSIENMNSGEVIELDDNQLRTAIS